TATCGATTGGCTGAAGGCGCAGCAAGACAGTAACGCCACCCTGAAATACATATTCTTCTGGGGCCACACTCCCCGGCAGGCCGATGTGGTAGACCAGTCGTGCTTCAGCCAGTGGTATCCATCTCCTTTTGAAGCAGATGGACATACTTACAAAACCGCCGAACACTGGATGATGGCACAGAAGGCCTTGTTGTTCAATGATACTGCCGCTTTCGAAAAGATCGTGGCCTGCCGCACCCCGGCTGAGGCCAAAAAGTTAGGCAGAGAGGTGTTAGGTTTCGATAACGATGCCTGGAACGCGGCCCGTTTTAATATCGTCGTAGCCGGTAACCTGCATAAGTACCGGCAGCATCCTGAGATGGGCGCGTTCCTCAAAAACACGGGCAGCCGCATCCTGGTAGAAGCCAGCCCGGTAGATAACATCTGGGGTATTGGCATGGCGAAAGATCATCCGGGTGTGATGAACGTACACAACTGGAGGGGACTGAACCTGCTTGGTTTTGCCCTGATGGAAACGCGGGATCAGTTGTAGTTACATCACCCTCTGATGCCACTTGAAACAACCCATAAAATATAATCCTCAATATGTATCTTTAGCCCACATCCCGGTTTTAAACCCTTTAAGTCTTGAATTTAAAAAAACTGGTGAAGGTTTGGTGCTAAACGAAGGTGCTGTATATAATGAGCCGGAATTGCTGGAGGCCATCGCAAGGGGCGACGGAGCCGCTTTCAGAGTGGTATTCGATCGCTATTGGGGTAAAATTCATGCCATGGCGCTCGCCTACACGAAGTCTGCCGCGATGGCGGACGATGTAGTGCAGGATGTATTCGTAAAAATATGGGTTAAACGGGCCGACCTGCCCGCGGTTCAAAAATTCGACAGTTACCTGTTTATTACCGGCCGCAACGAGATCATCAGTGCCTTACGCAAAAAAGTGGCGCATCTCCCGCTTGAATCGCACTTGCATGAAAGTTTACCCGGCGACGTGCCTGTACCCGACGAAGTACTTTCGCTAAAGGAATCGCAGGAGCTGATCAGCCGCGCGGTAGCACTTCTACCGCCCCAGCAGCAGCGCATTTACCAGTTAAGCCGCAAAGAAGGCCTCTCTCAGCAGGAAATCGCGGCGCAACTGAACATCTCTGTGTCGACCGTTAAAGTGCATATGAACAAAGCACTTCACACTATTAAACATTATCTCCACACCAATACCGATAAGGGTACCATGCTTTGGTGGCTGGTGCTCACGATCATTGCCCGGTAAATTCCACTGATATTCATTCGGCTTTTGCATGTATTTACCTGCGGAAGCGTCATCCGTGTGTAGCCCGAAAAAAAAGTTAGCGGCCGGCTAATACCTGGACGTTTTTCCCGCGTCTTTAAGGTGCGGACTATTCAAAAAGCGACTATGCAACCAACACTGGAAGATCTACTTGCCAAATACCTGGCCGACGAATTGCAGCCGGCGGAGCGGGACACGTTCCATCATATGCTGCAATCTGCCGCGCACCAGCAGGAGTTGGAAGTATTGATCGATGCTGCTTTTCGTGATAATGCCTTTGCACCTACGACGGATGCTGTGCGGGGCGAAGTGTTATTTGGTAAGATCATAGCAGCTGCCCGCCCGCCCGTACGCAGGATGCGTTGGTGGCGTTACGCGGCGGCTGCCATATTACTGGGCGCCCTGGCCTTTGGAGCCTGGCAGTGGGAGCTTGGGGGGCAGCACAGCCGACTGGCTACCGGTACAGTCATCGTGCCGGGCAGCAGTAAAGCGCAGCTGACACTTGGCAACGGCACTGTGGTAGAGCTGGACAGTACTGGCCGCCAGGTAATCGTGCAGGGTATTCGTCAGCACAACGGTCAGCTGGTATACGATGGCGGCGGTACAGCGGAGGGATACAACACCCTTACCGTACCCCGGGGCGGTCACTTCGAGGTGAGTTTGCCCGATGGCAGTCATGTATGGCTTAATGCCTCCTCTGTTTTGCGTTACCCGGTATCCTTTTCGGGCAGCGAGCGGCGGGTAGAACTGCAGGGACAGGGATTTTTCGAGATCAAACCAAATAGCAGCCAACCTTTTAAAGTAATGGTGAATGACATGGCCGTGGAAGTACTCGGTACCAGTTTCGATATTATGGCCTATACCAATGAAAGCCAGGTAAGCGCCACCCTGGTGTCTGGCGCGGTAAAAGTGAGCAGGAACGGAGCGCAGGTGGTTTTACGGCCCGGGCAGCAGGCGGTGCTGGCCCAAACGGGTGCCATTTACACGGTGCCCGAGGTAGATGTGGCTACAGTAACCGCGTGGAAAACAGGTTTCTTCGAATTTACGGATGTGGAGCTGCCGGTGATCATGCGCCAGCTGGAACGCTGGTACGATGTGGATGTAAAGTACGACCAGGCACCGTTGCATGAAAAATTCGCCGGCCGCGTAAGCCGTCATCTTCCGATCACCAGCGTACTGGCCATGCTGGAAAGCGATAAAGTAAAATTCACCATCTCGGGTCGCGAACTGATCGTAACGTCTAAATAAAACCAACTGTATGCATATAAGCTGAACAAACAACCATTAATGGAGTGCATAAAAAAACGGAAGTGCGCTAACACTTCCGCCACAACTTTGATACTCCTTTCGAACGTCCTGACAGACTTTTTTCAGAAACTATCAAAATCAACCAAAAGTATGACTTTTACCTTAACGGGAAAAGCCCCCTGGCTATGGGGAGTAACGACCAAAATCTATAGAGTGATGAAAATTACCGCTCTGCTATTACTGGCTGCCTGTTTACATGTAACTGCAAGCAGCTTTGGCCAGAAAGTAACACTATCCGTAAAACGTGCGCCGCTGCAAAAGGTATTGATAGAAATATCACGACAAACGGGCATTTCCATTATTTGTAACGAAACCATCAGCCAAAGTGTAGGTCCGGTAAGCCTGGACGTGCGAAATATGCCGCTTGGCGATGTGATATCCTTATGCCTAAACGGTAAAGCGGTAGGCGTGGTGACGCCAGACAACAGCATCCGCATTAAACCATCTTCCGACCTACATGCACATGAACAGGTAGTGGCAGACACGTCGCTGTTGCTGAAGGGACGAGTGGTGATGCAGGATGGAACGGGCATGCCGAATGCTACGGTGATGCCCGTACGCACGGGCGGGCAAGGGACACAAACCGATGCCTCCGGCTATTTCAGCCTACGTGTTCCAAACGCGCAAACGTCTGTAGCAGTGAGTTTTGTTGGTTTCACAACGGAGGTGATGGCGGCCTGGCCGCCGGCTGTTACAAAGGTGATCACGCTTAAGGCAGCCGTACGTACCATGCAGGACGTGGAAATCCGTACCGGCATGTTTACGCGCAGCAAACAGACATTCACCGGGGCCGTGGCTTCCTTTTCGGGGCAGGAACTAAAGGCGATCGGCAATAACAATATTATTCAAAGCCTGCGTACACTGGACCCCTCGTTCATCATCGCGGTCGATAATCTGCAGGGTTCCAATCCCAACCAATTGCCTAAAATAGAAATGCGGGGTAAAACCAGTCTGACCACCACTGAAGTGCGAGACCAGTTTTCCAGCGACCCGAACCAGCCTTTGTTTATTCTAAATGGGATGGAAACCAGCCTGCGTCAAATTATGGACCTGGACATGAACCGGGTGAAGTCGATCACGTTGCTGAAAGACGCGTCGTCAACCGCACTTTATGGGTCGCGTGCGGCCAATGGAGTGCTGGTGGTGGAAACCACGCCTCCGCAGCCGGGCCGCATGAGTGTTTCTTATACAGCCGACCTGCGCTGGGAAATTCCCGACCTGCACGATTATAATATGATGAATGCCGCCGAGAACCTTGAATTTCAGCAATTGGCGGGCATGTACCTCGATGGTACCCACCTCAATAGCATTTACCTTGCCCGCCAGTACAATGAGCGGCTGGCAGCAGTGAAGAGCGGTGTAAATTCTTACTGGCTGAACGTGCCGGTGAGGAATGCGTTCAGTAACGGGCATTCGCTGCGGGTATCCGGCGGTAGCCAGGAGTTTCAGTACGGTGTTGCCGGCAGCTACCGGAAACAGGATGGGGTCATGAAAGGAAGTGGCCGCGATACCTGGAGCGGTACGGTAGACCTGAGTTATCGTCATAAGAAAATAAATGTGACTAACCAGACGTATATCAACGGCTATAACGCAGACGAATCGCCTTACGGCTCTTTTAGTACGTTCGTGCGTGTAAATCCTTACTACCGCAAAACGAGGCCCGATGGGAGTTTAAATACAGACAAATACCTCGAAGTGTACCAGGCGGCCAGGGGATCGGCCGACTTCAGACTGGATACGGTGCGCGTCGCCAATCCACTTTACAATGCCACACTTAATGCTAAAAATAACAGCCAGAGCTTTAATGTACAAAACAACCTGAACCTGCTGTACGACATTTCGCCGGAACTGCGCCTCTCCGGTGGGCTGCAGCTTACGAAAGGTATTACGACCAATATCGTGTTTACGCCATCTGCCAATACGATGTACGACCAGGTGGATGTATTCGAAAAGGGATATTACCGTAACGCACGAAATGACCAGGGTGGCTACCAGGGAAATGTGATGCTCACTTATCGTAAAGTGCTGGCCAAAGTGCATAGCATTACCGGCAATATCCGCAGTGAAATACAGGAACAGAAAAATACCGTGGAGTCTTTTGCTGCTACAGGCTTCCCGGTAGGCGTGGAGCCCAATCCGGCATTCGCCTACGGGTTCATTACCGGCACTAAACCCACTTACACCGAGGTGATCGTGCGGAGGGTAAATGCACTGGCCAGTGTTAACTATGCTTACGATAACCGTTATTATGCGGACATTAACTATCGTTTAGACGGCTCCACTTCTTTCGGCGCGGAAAATAAATATTCGCCTTTCTGGTCGCTGGGGCTTGGCTGGACGATCAACCGCGAACGTTTCCTTGATAAAGTACGGTGGATAGATCTGCTCCGCCTGCGCGGTAACATCGGTACGTCAGGTAACCAGGCGCTGGGTAGCTTTGCCTCCTCTTCGATCTTTAAATACGAAAATCACCTCAGTATATTTGGGCAGGGCCTTTACCTGGACCAGCTGGGTAATCCTGACCTGGAATGGCAAAATACCCGCAGCACGAGCGTGGGTATAGATGCCGCCTTATTCGGCAACCGCCTGATGTTAACGTTGAACGCTTATGAAAAGCTTTCCAGCCCGTTGATTACTTCTGCCTCTGTACCCGCTTCTACCGGTACTTCGGTAATGCCATTCAACGTCGGCAAAATGCGCACGAAAGGCGCAGAAGCCATCTTGCGTTTTTCGCCGGTGTACCGCCCGCAACAGAACATGGTATGGACGATCGGGTACACCGGTGGGATGTATACCAGCAAGTATGACGGGGTTTCCAATGCGCTGAAAACGCTGAACGAAACGGCACAGGCTTCCGCATCGCTGCTGCGGTATACGGACGGGTACAGTCCGGACGAATTATGGGCAGTGACCTCCCTGGGCATAGACCCTGCTACAGGCAAGGAAGTGTTTGAGAAGAAGAATGGCGAACGCACTTTCATTTACGATCCGCAGGATATTGTACCACAGGGTAATGGCCGGCCGGAAATCGAGGGGGTACTCAGCTCTAATCTGAATATGAAAGGATTTTTGCTGGGCATCAATCTACGTTACAGTATCGGCAATTATATTTTTAACCGCGCACTGTACAACAAAGTGGAAAATATTTCACGCGGCGCGTTACAGTATAACCAGGATAAACGTGCGCTGGAGCTTCGCTGGAAGCAACCGGGCGATGAAGCTCAGTTCCGCAGCATCAGCATTACGGATGTGACACCGCTTTCATCCCGGTTTGTACAGCGCGAGAATTATTTGTCGGGTGAATCTATTAATGCCGGCTATGAGTTTCTGCCTAAATACCATCCCTGGCTGCGCAAGTCGGGCTTGCAGGGACTGCGTATCAACGCTTACATGAATGACATCTTCCGGTTGTCCAACATACGGGCAGAACGCGGCATCGACTATCCGTTCAGTAACGCGCTCGCCTGTAGTGTAAACCTCTACTTTTAAATTGAACTACTTTATGAGATATATTCTTTCATCTCTTTTATGCCTGTTGCTGATCGTTTTTGCCGCCTGCAATAAATTCCTGGATGTGCAGCCGGTGGACAAATTTCTCGACAAACAGGTATATGGCAATGCAGCAACAATCAAAAATGCGTTAGTCGGCATCTACCTGAATATGGCGAAGCCAGGATTATACGGCGAAGGACTCGGTGCTACTACGGTGGACGTGATGGCGCAATATTATACCGCTCCCAGCACCGCCGACACGTTTTACAGCGTTGCCCGTTACAACTACAACGACGCTTATGCGATGAACCGCCTGGGCAAGATCTGGCAGGCTGCCTATGCCGGCATCCTCAATACGAATCTTTTTATTTACAACGTGGAGGCCAGCCAGGGCATTTTGTCGGCCACCGAAAAACGGTGGATGCTCGGCGAGGCTTATGCCATTCGTGCGTGCCTGGCGTTTGACCTGCTGCGTTTATTCGGGCCCGTATATGCAAAGGACTCGCTGCGAAATGCTATTCCTTACCCGGTATTGCCAGGTACAGACGTACAGCCGCTGCTGCCCGCTAACCGTGCGATGGAAAACATCCTGGCTGATCTTAGCAAAGCGGCTGGCTTGCTCGAGGAGGATCCCGTGAGAACTGAAGGCGTGAAGCCGCAAGTAAATGATGGCGGCGACAGCTTTTTCCGCATGCGGAACAGACGCATGAATTACTTCACGATCAGGGCGCTGATGGCCCGTGCGTTTTTGTATCGCGGTAATAAACCGGCGGCACTCGCGGCGGCGAAGGAAGTGATCAATGAAGGCGGACAATTTTTTCCGTTCGTTTCCCCTGAAGCAGTGGCCTCCGGTGTGGCAAGGCCCGACCGAGTATTTTCTACGGAGATTATCACCGGCTTTGAGAACGGCGATATGAACGCCACGCATCTCACCTGGTTTAAAGCCGGCTCGATGGATAACCGCACCAACCTGTTAAGGCCGGACGCTGCTAACCTCGAAAGCGTGTTCGAGGGGCAGGCCAATGACATCCGTTATCGCAACTGGTTTTATGTGGATGCAATATCCAGCTCCGCCATTAAAACCTTCTTTAAGTATGATGCCGCGCAGCGAACGCCCTATACCCATTTTCAACCATTGATACGCTTGTCGGAGATGTATTATATCGTTGCGGAGTGTGAGCCGGACGAAGCCCTGGCCGCATCGTTCTTCAATACCATACGCATGAACAGGGGCCTGCCCGATGTAACATTTGCGGGTGACAAACAATCCTATCTCGACCGCGAGTACCGAAAAGAGTTTTGGGGAGAAGGGCAATTGTTCTTTTACTATAAACGCCTGAATAAAGCGGCCATCCCGAGCGGCGTAGCACCTAACGGAACGATTAACATGACCAACGCACAATACGTACCACCGGTACCCCTGCTTGAAACTGAGTTCAGATAACTAAACAGTATTGTATGAAATTATTACGGTTATATATTTTTTTATCAGTTGGATTGCTTAGCGCCTGTAACCAAAGCGACCTGCTGACCTTCAAGTCGTCCAACGACATTTACTTTAATTTCTTCGTGACCACCGTGCAGCGTGATTCGCTGAACGTAAATTTCTCCCTGGTGAAGGATGTGGCCGACACGTTTTTTATCCCCGTGCAGGTGTTGGGTAAGGGCGCTCCGCAAGTGCGGCCCTATACGCTACAGGTGAACCAGCAACTGACCACTGCGGAAGCCGGCAAACATTACGTAATACTTTCCCCGGCCGACAGCCTGGCCATCAGGGCCAATGGTGTAGACGGTGGTTTTAACATCATCATCAACAGGCCGGCAGACCTTCGTGAAAAGGCGTTTGAGCTGGTGCTCGACCTGGTGCCCAACGAGCATTTTACGACCAATATGAAGGTATTTAACTATGCCGTAAACCCGGCGGTAAAGGCCACACAGTGGAAAGTGAAGATAGAAGACATTCTTTACCGGCCCTTTGCGTGGGACGCCAGTGAGGCGTATGCGGGCACCTATTCACGGGCAAAACTCGAATTGATGATCGCCACGCAAAGCCTGTCGCTCAGCCAGTTTTATAACTCGCCATTATACTCGTCGACCCAGTTGAACAACTTTTCTGTAACGATGCAACGGTACCTCAACGCGCAACGGGCTGCGGGCAATACCATCTACGACACAGACGGTTCGGTTATGGTCATGGGGCCTGCCGCACAGTAACATTTTCACGCATCAACCTGAAGAAATGAAACAACTTTTAAATATATCACTGCTATTTACCTGCATGCTGCTGAACGCATGTATGAAGGATAAGGGGAATTATGATTATACGGCGATCAACCGCATCTCCATCAAGGGTGTAGATTCACTGTACATTCTCGATTTTGGTAGCCGGCTAACGATCCGCCCGCAATTGAGTTTTACAGATGGCATACCGGAAGATACTGCTAACTATAGCTACGCCTGGGTGCAGAACCGCCTGATCGGTTATACCGGGGTGCCGAAAGTGTTGTCGACCAGCCGTGATCTTGACACTACCTTGCGCATCGCGTATGGCAGCTATGAAATGTTTTACCGTGTAACTGACAAACGGACGAACGTTTTTACCGACGTGATTTTCACCCTCACGGTAGGTTCACCATCTTATGAAGGTTGGATGGCACTTTGTGATATGGAAAACGGCACCAGCCGTCTCGATATGATATCCCGCCGTGGTCCGCTGGACGTACTGTACAGGAATGTGTTGGATAGTGTGAGGTCGGGCTTCAAAACCGACAGCAGGCCCGCGTTCGTGTCCGTTGCGTATACGCTGCTGGCTCCCAGCAATGGTACGAATACCACTTTTATCGCCACCGCGAACAAAGCCACCCTGCTAGGGCGCGACTCACTGGATTACAATCCTACGGCAGATTTTACCAATCAATTCGTTGCAACAGCCCAGAAGCCGGTAGACTACACGGGCTCACGCATTTACCTGCGTATCTATGGCGGTGTACTGTATGCGGAAAACAGGCTGCACCGGGTAGACTCGCGCAACTTTTCGAACGCCGTAAACAGGCAGGATGCCAATACGACGTTCTTCAAACCTTCCCCATACGTGGCGCTCGGCGCATCGTCGTCTATCGTTTTCAACGAAGACAATAAGACCTTTCTTCGCCTTGCCTCCAGCGGTTCGGCCTGCCTGTCTATGAGCAATGCCACTTTGTTTAACTACACCCAGCCGGATATGAACCTGATGTGGATGGATTATTCTACCTACAATGGGGGGAGGCCTTCGCCGTGTTGAAACGGACTGACAATAAAGTGTTTCTGGCCAGGTTTATGACCACTGGTGCGAAACAAAACTTTTACGAGGAGATCACCGGAACAGATGTGGCGCTGGCGGAGCACTTCTGTGTAAGTCCGGAATATGGCTACGTTTTTTACAGCGTGGGCAGCAAAGTATATGAGTACGATTTTTCGCTGAAGAAATCTGTGCTTATGAAGGACTATGGTAATCGCCGGATCAGCGTCATGAAGTTCCATCGTTTTCTCTCACTGGAGGCTGCCATTTCTAACGCGTTTTACACCGAATTGTCCCGGAAACTGGCGATCTGCACATATGAACCCGGCAATCCATCTGCTTCCGGTGTGATGGAATTATACAACGTACCCGGCATTAACGGGCCGTTACGATTGTATAAATCTTATGAAGGACTAGGGAAAGTAGTGAGTCTCACCTACCGCGAACGATAACAAACAAAAACCAACATGAAGCAACATTTATTGACAATCGTATTATCGGCGGCCGCATTACAGGCCGTCGCCCAGGAGAAGTTTATCCTGAACGGGGAAATCGGCCATTACAACGCGCCTGCCTATGGGGTGCTGAACTATGTAGCGGGCACGGAGCGCCGCGCAGATACCTTCCGGATCAACGACGGAAAGTTTTCGGTAAGCGGCAGTGTGCCAAAAACGGTAAAAGCCACCTACTTCATTTCTCCCACCGGTAACGGACGTTATTACTCTATGGAAAGTGGTAACGTTTTCCTGGAAGCCGGTACCATCGCGCTGAAGAGCCCGGATGTGGCCTCCAATGCACGCATGTCGGGCACGCCCATGAACGATGGCTACCAGCAGTATCTCGATGCTATGCGTCCCCTGGCGTTAAAGCGCGACACTGTTCAGATGGTATACAGTAATGCTATTGCAAAGCTGAACACAGAAAAGGTGCAACAACTGAAACAGTTCATAGCGGCCCATCCGGAATCGCCCGTGGTAGTGACGCTGGTAAATGATTACCTCGGACAAACACCTTCGCTGGAACAGCTGGATTCTGCATTCCAGACATTGTCCGCCACTGCAAAATCCAGCTCCGCCGGGAAAGAGATGGCTGCCAAAATAAAAGCGTTGAAAGCGATCACCGTGGGGCAGATGGCTCCGGAATTTTCGCAGCAGGATACTGCGGGCGT
This genomic interval from Chitinophaga horti contains the following:
- a CDS encoding RNA polymerase sigma factor; its protein translation is MLNEGAVYNEPELLEAIARGDGAAFRVVFDRYWGKIHAMALAYTKSAAMADDVVQDVFVKIWVKRADLPAVQKFDSYLFITGRNEIISALRKKVAHLPLESHLHESLPGDVPVPDEVLSLKESQELISRAVALLPPQQQRIYQLSRKEGLSQQEIAAQLNISVSTVKVHMNKALHTIKHYLHTNTDKGTMLWWLVLTIIAR
- a CDS encoding NADAR family protein; amino-acid sequence: MYDIDWLKAQQDSNATLKYIFFWGHTPRQADVVDQSCFSQWYPSPFEADGHTYKTAEHWMMAQKALLFNDTAAFEKIVACRTPAEAKKLGREVLGFDNDAWNAARFNIVVAGNLHKYRQHPEMGAFLKNTGSRILVEASPVDNIWGIGMAKDHPGVMNVHNWRGLNLLGFALMETRDQL
- a CDS encoding RagB/SusD family nutrient uptake outer membrane protein; the encoded protein is MRYILSSLLCLLLIVFAACNKFLDVQPVDKFLDKQVYGNAATIKNALVGIYLNMAKPGLYGEGLGATTVDVMAQYYTAPSTADTFYSVARYNYNDAYAMNRLGKIWQAAYAGILNTNLFIYNVEASQGILSATEKRWMLGEAYAIRACLAFDLLRLFGPVYAKDSLRNAIPYPVLPGTDVQPLLPANRAMENILADLSKAAGLLEEDPVRTEGVKPQVNDGGDSFFRMRNRRMNYFTIRALMARAFLYRGNKPAALAAAKEVINEGGQFFPFVSPEAVASGVARPDRVFSTEIITGFENGDMNATHLTWFKAGSMDNRTNLLRPDAANLESVFEGQANDIRYRNWFYVDAISSSAIKTFFKYDAAQRTPYTHFQPLIRLSEMYYIVAECEPDEALAASFFNTIRMNRGLPDVTFAGDKQSYLDREYRKEFWGEGQLFFYYKRLNKAAIPSGVAPNGTINMTNAQYVPPVPLLETEFR
- a CDS encoding PKD-like family lipoprotein — encoded protein: MKQLLNISLLFTCMLLNACMKDKGNYDYTAINRISIKGVDSLYILDFGSRLTIRPQLSFTDGIPEDTANYSYAWVQNRLIGYTGVPKVLSTSRDLDTTLRIAYGSYEMFYRVTDKRTNVFTDVIFTLTVGSPSYEGWMALCDMENGTSRLDMISRRGPLDVLYRNVLDSVRSGFKTDSRPAFVSVAYTLLAPSNGTNTTFIATANKATLLGRDSLDYNPTADFTNQFVATAQKPVDYTGSRIYLRIYGGVLYAENRLHRVDSRNFSNAVNRQDANTTFFKPSPYVALGASSSIVFNEDNKTFLRLASSGSACLSMSNATLFNYTQPDMNLMWMDYSTYNGGRPSPC
- a CDS encoding TlpA disulfide reductase family protein, which encodes MKQHLLTIVLSAAALQAVAQEKFILNGEIGHYNAPAYGVLNYVAGTERRADTFRINDGKFSVSGSVPKTVKATYFISPTGNGRYYSMESGNVFLEAGTIALKSPDVASNARMSGTPMNDGYQQYLDAMRPLALKRDTVQMVYSNAIAKLNTEKVQQLKQFIAAHPESPVVVTLVNDYLGQTPSLEQLDSAFQTLSATAKSSSAGKEMAAKIKALKAITVGQMAPEFSQQDTAGVMVHLKDFRGKYVLLDFWASWCVPCRAENPHVVEAFNRYKDKNFTVLGVSLDREKDKAAWLNAIHEDGLTWTQVSDLHYWQNAVSKLYSIQAIPANFLIDPQGRIIATNLRGEALGKKLAEVLK
- a CDS encoding DUF4843 domain-containing protein, which gives rise to MKLLRLYIFLSVGLLSACNQSDLLTFKSSNDIYFNFFVTTVQRDSLNVNFSLVKDVADTFFIPVQVLGKGAPQVRPYTLQVNQQLTTAEAGKHYVILSPADSLAIRANGVDGGFNIIINRPADLREKAFELVLDLVPNEHFTTNMKVFNYAVNPAVKATQWKVKIEDILYRPFAWDASEAYAGTYSRAKLELMIATQSLSLSQFYNSPLYSSTQLNNFSVTMQRYLNAQRAAGNTIYDTDGSVMVMGPAAQ
- a CDS encoding FecR family protein, whose translation is MQPTLEDLLAKYLADELQPAERDTFHHMLQSAAHQQELEVLIDAAFRDNAFAPTTDAVRGEVLFGKIIAAARPPVRRMRWWRYAAAAILLGALAFGAWQWELGGQHSRLATGTVIVPGSSKAQLTLGNGTVVELDSTGRQVIVQGIRQHNGQLVYDGGGTAEGYNTLTVPRGGHFEVSLPDGSHVWLNASSVLRYPVSFSGSERRVELQGQGFFEIKPNSSQPFKVMVNDMAVEVLGTSFDIMAYTNESQVSATLVSGAVKVSRNGAQVVLRPGQQAVLAQTGAIYTVPEVDVATVTAWKTGFFEFTDVELPVIMRQLERWYDVDVKYDQAPLHEKFAGRVSRHLPITSVLAMLESDKVKFTISGRELIVTSK
- a CDS encoding SusC/RagA family TonB-linked outer membrane protein; its protein translation is MKITALLLLAACLHVTASSFGQKVTLSVKRAPLQKVLIEISRQTGISIICNETISQSVGPVSLDVRNMPLGDVISLCLNGKAVGVVTPDNSIRIKPSSDLHAHEQVVADTSLLLKGRVVMQDGTGMPNATVMPVRTGGQGTQTDASGYFSLRVPNAQTSVAVSFVGFTTEVMAAWPPAVTKVITLKAAVRTMQDVEIRTGMFTRSKQTFTGAVASFSGQELKAIGNNNIIQSLRTLDPSFIIAVDNLQGSNPNQLPKIEMRGKTSLTTTEVRDQFSSDPNQPLFILNGMETSLRQIMDLDMNRVKSITLLKDASSTALYGSRAANGVLVVETTPPQPGRMSVSYTADLRWEIPDLHDYNMMNAAENLEFQQLAGMYLDGTHLNSIYLARQYNERLAAVKSGVNSYWLNVPVRNAFSNGHSLRVSGGSQEFQYGVAGSYRKQDGVMKGSGRDTWSGTVDLSYRHKKINVTNQTYINGYNADESPYGSFSTFVRVNPYYRKTRPDGSLNTDKYLEVYQAARGSADFRLDTVRVANPLYNATLNAKNNSQSFNVQNNLNLLYDISPELRLSGGLQLTKGITTNIVFTPSANTMYDQVDVFEKGYYRNARNDQGGYQGNVMLTYRKVLAKVHSITGNIRSEIQEQKNTVESFAATGFPVGVEPNPAFAYGFITGTKPTYTEVIVRRVNALASVNYAYDNRYYADINYRLDGSTSFGAENKYSPFWSLGLGWTINRERFLDKVRWIDLLRLRGNIGTSGNQALGSFASSSIFKYENHLSIFGQGLYLDQLGNPDLEWQNTRSTSVGIDAALFGNRLMLTLNAYEKLSSPLITSASVPASTGTSVMPFNVGKMRTKGAEAILRFSPVYRPQQNMVWTIGYTGGMYTSKYDGVSNALKTLNETAQASASLLRYTDGYSPDELWAVTSLGIDPATGKEVFEKKNGERTFIYDPQDIVPQGNGRPEIEGVLSSNLNMKGFLLGINLRYSIGNYIFNRALYNKVENISRGALQYNQDKRALELRWKQPGDEAQFRSISITDVTPLSSRFVQRENYLSGESINAGYEFLPKYHPWLRKSGLQGLRINAYMNDIFRLSNIRAERGIDYPFSNALACSVNLYF